One segment of Pseudodesulfovibrio sp. 5S69 DNA contains the following:
- a CDS encoding M48 family metalloprotease — protein sequence MRFPLAIFPALLAAVLLVLAPAVTARADLFGGKMTLRDENKMGHDFDQIIRAQQNMVGDTYITDYVAGVVARVVTGKRPMPFHVKSAVIANPLINAFAIPGGYIYVFTGLIQSVTTESQLAGVIAHELAHVSQRHVVSRIEKQKKITLLSTAGMLAGLLLGVAGGGGNAAQAGQALVLGSQGVATAAMLHYSQEDEREADHVGLNSLVKAGYNPEGLPQTFQIMLKNKWYDNSSNMPSYLSTHPGTEDRITYLNDRIARMPKSFLERKDDNTRLNRVQVLIRARMSPANTALAYWDDKEESEYKPMDYVGRGITLERLKRIDEAQAAFEKALSLAKDDPLVVREAGIFFFKAGQADRAAALLQKAAIMDKDDAMALFYLARLQAEAKQYAEAARNMRKVNELVPEDWEVHQHLGMILGESGDTFGGNLHLAYAGVYSMRLGKAREYMQRARDLAQTQEQKDRVRELEDTIKARAEIRK from the coding sequence ATGCGCTTTCCGCTCGCCATATTCCCGGCCCTGTTGGCCGCCGTATTGCTGGTCCTGGCCCCGGCCGTGACCGCGCGCGCCGACCTGTTCGGCGGCAAGATGACCCTGCGCGACGAGAACAAGATGGGTCACGACTTCGACCAGATCATCCGCGCCCAGCAGAACATGGTCGGGGACACCTACATCACGGACTACGTGGCCGGGGTGGTCGCCCGTGTGGTCACGGGCAAGCGGCCCATGCCGTTCCACGTCAAGAGCGCGGTCATCGCCAATCCGCTGATCAACGCCTTCGCCATCCCCGGCGGGTATATCTACGTCTTCACGGGGCTGATCCAGTCCGTGACCACCGAATCGCAACTGGCCGGGGTCATCGCGCACGAGCTGGCGCACGTTTCCCAGCGGCACGTGGTCAGCCGCATCGAGAAGCAGAAGAAGATCACCCTGCTGTCCACGGCGGGCATGCTGGCCGGGCTGTTGCTGGGTGTGGCCGGCGGCGGGGGCAACGCGGCCCAGGCGGGCCAGGCGCTGGTGCTCGGTTCTCAGGGCGTGGCCACGGCCGCCATGCTGCACTACTCCCAGGAGGACGAGCGCGAGGCCGACCACGTGGGCCTCAACTCCCTGGTCAAGGCCGGGTATAACCCCGAGGGATTGCCCCAGACCTTCCAGATCATGCTCAAGAACAAGTGGTACGACAACAGCTCGAACATGCCGAGCTACCTGTCCACCCACCCCGGCACCGAAGACCGCATCACCTACCTCAACGACCGCATCGCGCGCATGCCCAAGTCGTTTCTGGAACGCAAGGATGACAACACCCGGCTGAATCGGGTCCAGGTGCTCATCCGGGCGCGCATGTCTCCGGCCAACACGGCGCTGGCCTATTGGGACGACAAGGAGGAAAGCGAATACAAGCCCATGGACTATGTGGGACGGGGCATCACCCTGGAGCGCCTGAAGCGCATCGACGAGGCCCAGGCGGCCTTCGAAAAGGCCCTGTCCCTGGCCAAGGACGACCCCCTGGTGGTCCGCGAAGCGGGCATCTTCTTTTTCAAGGCCGGGCAGGCCGACCGCGCCGCGGCGCTGTTGCAGAAGGCGGCCATCATGGACAAGGACGACGCCATGGCCCTGTTCTACCTGGCCCGGCTCCAGGCCGAGGCCAAGCAGTACGCCGAGGCGGCCAGGAACATGCGCAAGGTCAACGAGCTGGTGCCCGAGGACTGGGAAGTCCACCAACATCTGGGCATGATCCTGGGCGAATCCGGCGACACATTCGGGGGCAACCTGCACCTGGCCTACGCCGGGGTCTATTCCATGCGCCTGGGCAAGGCCAGGGAGTACATGCAGCGGGCCCGGGACCTGGCTCAGACCCAGGAACAGAAGGACCGGGTCAGGGAGCTCGAAGACACCATCAAGGCCCGCGCCGAAATCAGAAAGTAG
- a CDS encoding bifunctional riboflavin kinase/FAD synthetase, producing the protein MIVARTIQDIQDVIAGSCVTIGNFDGVHKGHQKLIALACERAKARDLISVVVTFDPHPLRVLRSDRTPPFITLTEQKIELLSQYGPQVCLLLEFTMDMAKLSPEEFVKTYLVDGLNVKDMIIGYDYHLGKGRAGNFETLCGLGRKYGFTVDRLDPVTIDNAIVSSTRIRDLVQAGHVWAVRPLLGRFYQVKGEVVHGMNRGGKLLGFPTANLKLVDELFPKPGVYAIWAEVDGAVYEGVANIGLNPTFGNDVLSVEAHLLDFSGDIYGDEIRVHFVQRIRDEKKFSGLDELKARIAKDVELGRQILAQPEAAIKLTHPDFGMGPEVR; encoded by the coding sequence ATGATCGTCGCACGGACCATACAGGACATCCAGGACGTCATCGCCGGGTCATGCGTGACCATCGGCAACTTCGACGGAGTCCACAAAGGTCACCAGAAACTCATCGCGCTGGCCTGCGAGCGCGCCAAGGCCCGGGATCTCATCAGCGTGGTCGTCACCTTCGACCCCCATCCCCTGCGGGTCTTGCGCAGTGACCGCACCCCCCCCTTCATCACCCTGACCGAGCAAAAGATCGAACTGCTCTCCCAGTACGGGCCGCAGGTCTGTCTGCTGCTCGAATTCACCATGGACATGGCCAAGCTCTCCCCAGAGGAGTTCGTCAAGACCTACCTGGTGGACGGGCTGAACGTGAAGGACATGATCATCGGCTACGACTACCACCTGGGCAAGGGCAGGGCCGGGAACTTCGAGACCCTGTGCGGGCTGGGCAGAAAGTACGGCTTCACCGTGGACCGGCTCGACCCGGTGACCATCGACAACGCCATCGTCTCATCCACCCGCATCCGCGACCTGGTCCAGGCCGGGCACGTCTGGGCGGTGCGCCCCCTGCTCGGCCGGTTCTATCAGGTCAAGGGCGAGGTGGTGCACGGCATGAACCGCGGCGGCAAGCTGCTCGGCTTCCCCACGGCCAACCTCAAGCTGGTGGACGAGCTCTTCCCCAAGCCCGGCGTATACGCCATCTGGGCCGAGGTGGACGGCGCGGTTTACGAAGGCGTGGCCAACATCGGCCTGAACCCGACGTTCGGCAACGACGTGCTCTCGGTGGAGGCCCATCTGCTCGACTTTTCCGGCGACATCTACGGGGACGAAATCCGGGTCCACTTCGTACAGCGCATCCGCGACGAGAAGAAGTTCAGCGGCCTGGACGAACTCAAGGCACGCATTGCCAAGGACGTGGAGTTGGGCCGCCAGATCCTCGCCCAGCCCGAAGCGGCCATCAAACTGACCCACCCGGATTTCGGCATGGGCCCGGAGGTCCGATAA
- a CDS encoding chloride channel protein — MPITRLINYWKDFVKSYRTVTSFRWLVIGVVIGTLSGLVAAGFFWLVESGKFLIQHQLAGIVSPDPAGEGLFEGPAGVYRPWVIPAFTTGTALLTGWLVKTFIPETINGGTDGTDSTINAFHNQGGIIRARVAIIKGLCSVLTIASGGSAGREGPITQMGAGIGSWLAKIFNMSAKERRMLLLAGAAGGLGAIFRAPLGGALTAVEVIYREDFESEAILPSVMSSVVSYSIFTFFYGTDPIFGIPRFSFHDPRELLFYALLAFVCAAVGWLYVKTFYTIKYHIFFPLKEKIGLVWSMGLGGLAMGLLGVLYPYTAHAGLVTGGILSGGYGWLELAILGQIPALGMCYIIIGKTVATSVTIGSGMSGGMFAPALFVGGMSGGLVGKLGHHFFPNIVTEPGAYILVGMAAFFAGVANAPIGPLIMVTELTQGYGLLAPLMLASALCIVLGRNFSLYEHQVENKFDSPAHAEDATINILEQMHVSDFYNPGDVIVLEEGTTLKALTDIIAHSDQFYFPVRSQDGTYVGMVSIHNVRNWMFEEDLHDLVVVRDLMSRPVYVRPDYDLYQALLRFVNTDYGQIPVVSETDTSDIIGLINRDDVFLAYAEAIAQVKGEGRDEAALSAELKPAVKE, encoded by the coding sequence ATGCCCATCACCCGTCTGATCAATTACTGGAAAGATTTCGTCAAGTCGTACCGCACGGTCACCTCGTTCCGATGGCTGGTCATCGGCGTGGTCATCGGCACCCTGTCCGGGCTCGTGGCCGCGGGCTTCTTCTGGCTGGTGGAGAGCGGCAAGTTCCTCATCCAGCACCAACTGGCGGGCATCGTCTCCCCGGACCCGGCGGGCGAAGGGCTGTTCGAAGGCCCGGCCGGCGTATACCGGCCGTGGGTCATCCCGGCCTTCACAACGGGCACGGCCCTGCTCACCGGCTGGCTGGTCAAGACCTTCATCCCCGAGACCATCAACGGCGGCACCGACGGCACGGACTCGACCATCAACGCCTTCCACAACCAGGGCGGCATCATCAGGGCCAGGGTGGCCATCATCAAGGGGCTGTGCTCGGTCCTGACCATCGCCTCGGGCGGCTCGGCCGGCCGCGAAGGCCCCATCACCCAGATGGGCGCGGGCATCGGCTCCTGGCTGGCCAAAATCTTCAACATGTCCGCCAAGGAGCGGCGCATGCTCCTGCTCGCGGGCGCCGCTGGCGGCCTGGGGGCCATATTCCGCGCCCCGCTGGGCGGCGCGCTGACCGCCGTAGAGGTCATCTACCGCGAGGACTTCGAGTCCGAGGCCATCCTGCCCTCGGTCATGAGTTCCGTGGTCTCCTACTCCATCTTCACCTTCTTCTACGGCACGGACCCCATCTTCGGCATCCCGCGGTTTTCCTTCCACGACCCGCGCGAGCTGCTCTTCTACGCCCTGCTCGCCTTCGTCTGCGCGGCCGTGGGCTGGCTCTACGTCAAGACCTTCTACACCATCAAGTACCACATCTTCTTCCCGCTCAAGGAAAAGATCGGCCTGGTCTGGTCCATGGGGTTGGGCGGCCTGGCCATGGGGCTGCTCGGCGTCCTCTATCCGTACACCGCGCACGCCGGCCTGGTCACCGGCGGCATCCTGTCCGGCGGCTACGGCTGGCTCGAACTGGCCATCCTCGGCCAGATTCCGGCGCTGGGCATGTGCTACATCATCATCGGCAAGACCGTGGCCACCTCGGTGACCATCGGCTCGGGCATGTCCGGCGGCATGTTCGCGCCCGCCCTGTTCGTGGGCGGCATGTCCGGCGGCCTGGTCGGCAAGCTCGGCCACCACTTCTTCCCGAACATCGTCACCGAGCCCGGCGCGTACATCCTGGTCGGCATGGCCGCCTTCTTCGCGGGCGTGGCCAACGCCCCCATCGGCCCGCTGATCATGGTCACGGAGTTGACCCAGGGCTACGGCCTGCTGGCCCCGCTCATGCTCGCCTCGGCCCTGTGCATCGTGCTCGGCCGCAACTTCTCGCTCTACGAACACCAGGTGGAGAACAAGTTCGACTCCCCGGCCCACGCCGAGGACGCGACCATCAACATCCTGGAGCAGATGCACGTCTCGGACTTCTACAACCCCGGCGACGTCATCGTCCTGGAGGAGGGCACCACCCTCAAGGCCCTGACCGACATCATCGCCCACTCGGACCAGTTCTACTTCCCGGTGCGCTCCCAGGACGGCACCTACGTGGGCATGGTCTCCATCCACAACGTGCGCAACTGGATGTTCGAGGAGGACCTGCACGACCTGGTGGTGGTTCGCGACCTCATGTCGCGGCCGGTCTACGTCCGCCCGGACTACGACCTGTACCAGGCCCTGCTCCGCTTCGTGAACACGGATTACGGCCAGATTCCGGTGGTCTCCGAGACCGACACTTCGGACATCATCGGCCTGATCAACCGCGACGACGTGTTCCTGGCCTACGCCGAGGCCATCGCCCAGGTAAAGGGCGAGGGCCGGGACGAGGCCGCGTTGAGCGCGGAACTCAAGCCCGCCGTCAAGGAATAG